A single window of Nicotiana sylvestris chromosome 5, ASM39365v2, whole genome shotgun sequence DNA harbors:
- the LOC104246065 gene encoding uncharacterized protein, which produces MHGYAKMMKDLMSRKFDFQHLDTVTLTQTCSVVVMRPIAERLSDPGSFTIPCTIGNFAFSKELCDLGARINLMPLAIYKRLGIERARPTSMLLQLADRIVKMTSGIQDDVLVQVGKFVFPADFVILDCRVDEEIPIILGRPFLSTERALIDF; this is translated from the coding sequence ATGCATGGGTATGCAaagatgatgaaggacttgatgtcccgcaAGTTCGACTTTCAACACTTGGACACGGTTACACTGACTCAAACCTGCAGTGTTGTTGTGATGAGACCCATAGCCGAAAGGCTATCTGATCCAGGGAGTTTCACAATCCCTTGCACAATAGGCAACTTTGCTTTTTCTAAGGAGCTATGTGATCTAGGAGCAAGAATCAACCTTATGCCCCTAGCTATCTACAAAAGGCTAGGCATTGAAAGAGCTAGACCCACGTCTATGCTGCTACAGTTGGCTGACCGAATAGTGAAGATGACCTCTGGGATTCAAGATGATGTATTGGTGCAGGTTGGGAAGTTTGTGTTCCCAGCAGATTTTGTCATCCTTGACTGTCGGGTTGACgaggaaattcccataattttgggaagaccattcttgTCCACTGAGAGagctttaattgatttttaa